From Blastochloris viridis, one genomic window encodes:
- a CDS encoding rod-binding protein yields the protein MASISSSALISRGGMAVETIATAPAGKNAKIWAAAQDFEAMFLNTMLEPMFKGLGEEGPFGGGSSVETWRGMVVQEWTKSIASAGGLGMTDQIYNDILALQENRK from the coding sequence ATGGCCAGCATTTCGTCTTCGGCCCTGATCTCGCGCGGCGGCATGGCGGTGGAAACCATCGCCACCGCCCCGGCCGGCAAGAACGCGAAGATCTGGGCAGCGGCGCAGGATTTCGAGGCGATGTTTCTCAACACCATGCTCGAGCCGATGTTCAAGGGCCTCGGCGAGGAAGGACCGTTCGGCGGCGGCAGCAGCGTCGAGACATGGCGCGGCATGGTGGTCCAGGAATGGACCAAGTCGATCGCCTCCGCCGGCGGTCTCGGCATGACCGACCAAATCTACAATGACATTCTCGCTTTGCAGGAGAACCGGAAATGA
- a CDS encoding NAD(P)/FAD-dependent oxidoreductase, with amino-acid sequence MLSSANGTFYETGAVARPPRPLLGAELDCEIVVVGGGLAGLWTALELARRGRDVVVVEAGRIGEGACGRNAGFVSPGYAEDPAKIVARVGERHARALWRLSVEGVEAVRTAAADMPGVDPVAGRLIAFRTAGEDAAARLAERVARWGSLAELWRGPEVREVLATARYRAALALPEGFHLHPLNFVIGLAAAVEAAGGRIFEQSPVVHADLDGVRKRIETPQGRLRAHEVVVCGSAGVGRAFPVLAQSIVPVATHIGVTAPLGDRLAAAIRYSGAVSDNRPGGDNFRVVGERLLWGGRITTRTRPPAQLHRLIASDIAAVFPQLAGIEVAHAWSGVMGVAAHKMPQVGRLGPGLWLASAFGDHGLAATASTGWLIASAILDGDDRWRLFIPFGLVPAGVLGRITVQLGYWSMQLRDRRDEMLLRRAEQREKAEAPPAILPPASASDLVAPPPMA; translated from the coding sequence ATGCTCAGCTCGGCCAACGGCACCTTCTACGAGACCGGCGCGGTGGCGCGGCCGCCGCGGCCTCTGCTCGGGGCGGAGCTCGATTGCGAAATCGTCGTGGTCGGCGGGGGGCTGGCCGGGCTGTGGACGGCGCTGGAACTGGCGCGGCGCGGCCGCGACGTGGTGGTGGTGGAGGCCGGCCGCATCGGCGAGGGCGCCTGCGGCCGCAACGCCGGGTTCGTCAGCCCGGGCTATGCCGAGGACCCGGCAAAAATCGTCGCCCGGGTCGGCGAGCGCCATGCCCGGGCGTTGTGGCGGCTTTCGGTCGAGGGCGTCGAGGCGGTTCGCACGGCCGCCGCCGATATGCCGGGGGTCGATCCGGTGGCGGGCCGGCTGATCGCCTTCCGCACCGCGGGCGAGGACGCGGCGGCGCGGCTGGCCGAACGGGTGGCGCGGTGGGGCTCGCTGGCCGAGCTGTGGCGAGGCCCTGAGGTGCGGGAGGTGCTGGCGACGGCGCGCTACCGCGCCGCGCTGGCGCTGCCCGAGGGATTCCACCTTCACCCGCTCAATTTCGTGATCGGGCTTGCTGCAGCGGTCGAGGCCGCCGGCGGGCGCATTTTCGAGCAGTCGCCGGTGGTTCACGCCGATCTTGACGGCGTACGCAAGCGGATCGAAACCCCGCAGGGGCGTCTGCGGGCGCACGAGGTGGTGGTGTGCGGTTCGGCCGGGGTCGGCCGCGCGTTCCCAGTGCTGGCGCAATCGATCGTGCCGGTGGCGACCCATATCGGCGTCACCGCCCCGCTCGGCGACCGGCTCGCCGCGGCGATTCGCTATTCCGGGGCGGTGTCCGACAACCGGCCCGGCGGCGACAACTTCCGCGTTGTCGGCGAGCGGCTGCTGTGGGGCGGCCGCATCACCACCCGCACCCGGCCGCCGGCGCAGCTTCACCGCCTCATAGCCTCCGATATCGCCGCGGTGTTCCCACAGCTTGCCGGAATCGAGGTCGCCCACGCCTGGAGCGGGGTGATGGGCGTCGCCGCCCACAAGATGCCGCAGGTCGGCCGGCTCGGCCCCGGCCTGTGGCTCGCCTCGGCGTTCGGCGACCACGGCCTCGCCGCCACCGCCAGCACCGGCTGGCTGATCGCCTCAGCCATCCTGGACGGCGACGACCGCTGGCGGTTGTTCATCCCGTTCGGCCTGGTGCCGGCCGGCGTGCTCGGCCGCATTACCGTTCAGCTCGGCTATTGGTCGATGCAATTGCGCGACCGCCGCGACGAGATGCTGCTGCGGCGGGCAGAGCAGCGGGAGAAAGCCGAGGCGCCGCCTGCGATCTTGCCGCCGGCCTCGGCCAGCGATCTGGTTGCACCGCCGCCGATGGCTTGA
- a CDS encoding flagellar basal body P-ring protein FlgI — protein MLAVLARLAGHLIAVGLVVVLAAPAALAQSRIKDLVDIEGVRENQLIGYGLVVGLNGTGDTLNNSPFTKQSLQAMLERFGVNTRGVNMRTGNVAAVVVTAKLPPFGTQGTRIDIVVSALGDAKSLKGGTLLVTPLLGADGNVYAVAQGSVAIAGFEAEGQAAKITRGVPTAGRIANGAIIEREIEFVLPRMTSLRLALRNPDLTTARRIAAAINDFVGAPTAEPLDRATVNVAVPKNFHGNIVRLLTEIEQLRIEPDQTARVVIDEQSGIIVMGRDVRVSTVAVAQGNLTVTVTEGPQVSQPGAFSNGRTVVAPRTQIDVQEDGHKLAVVQSGVSLQQLVDGLNALGIGPRDMISILQAIKAAGAIQAEIEVM, from the coding sequence ATGCTGGCCGTTCTTGCCCGACTTGCGGGCCACCTAATCGCCGTCGGGCTGGTTGTTGTGCTCGCCGCTCCCGCCGCGCTCGCCCAGTCGCGCATCAAAGACCTCGTCGACATTGAGGGCGTGCGCGAAAACCAGCTGATCGGGTACGGCCTTGTCGTCGGCCTCAACGGCACCGGCGACACGCTCAACAACTCGCCCTTCACCAAACAGTCGCTGCAGGCGATGCTGGAGCGTTTCGGCGTCAACACCCGCGGCGTCAATATGCGAACCGGCAACGTCGCCGCGGTGGTGGTGACCGCCAAGCTGCCGCCGTTCGGCACCCAGGGCACCCGCATCGACATCGTGGTGTCCGCGCTCGGCGACGCCAAGAGCCTGAAGGGCGGCACGCTGTTGGTGACGCCGCTGCTCGGCGCCGACGGCAACGTCTACGCGGTGGCGCAAGGCTCGGTCGCCATCGCCGGCTTCGAGGCCGAAGGGCAGGCCGCCAAAATCACCCGCGGCGTGCCGACCGCCGGCCGCATCGCCAACGGCGCCATCATCGAGCGCGAGATCGAATTCGTTCTGCCGCGCATGACCAGCCTCCGGCTGGCCTTGCGCAATCCCGACCTCACCACCGCCCGACGCATCGCCGCCGCGATCAACGATTTCGTCGGCGCGCCCACCGCCGAGCCGCTCGACCGCGCCACCGTCAACGTCGCCGTACCGAAGAATTTCCACGGCAACATCGTTCGCCTGCTCACCGAGATCGAGCAGCTTCGCATCGAGCCCGACCAGACCGCGCGCGTGGTGATCGACGAACAGTCCGGCATCATCGTGATGGGACGCGACGTCCGGGTGTCGACCGTCGCCGTCGCCCAGGGCAACCTGACGGTGACCGTGACCGAAGGCCCGCAGGTGAGCCAGCCCGGCGCGTTCTCGAACGGCCGCACCGTGGTGGCACCGCGCACGCAGATCGACGTGCAGGAGGATGGCCACAAGCTGGCCGTGGTGCAAAGCGGCGTGTCGCTGCAGCAACTGGTCGACGGCCTCAACGCCCTCGGCATCGGCCCGCGCGACATGATCTCGATCCTGCAGGCGATCAAGGCCGCCGGCGCCATCCAGGCCGAAATCGAGGTGATGTAA
- the flgA gene encoding flagellar basal body P-ring formation chaperone FlgA, which translates to MIRPFALLAALFAATNALAQAPTLRSSVTVAADVVRIGDLIDHAGRATDVAVFRSPDLGTTGSVGVDRVLEAVRPHGLDAIDTHGLAEVVVTRRSRILHPDTVKAALAEAIARESSLRAKDLDLALDRPLKETHVEETATANLQVVRLSFDPRSGRFDAGIEVPGSDAARRQALRISGVAVVTTEAVVLARSVARGEALRDGDLIVERRPRSELANDGFVSADSAIGMAPRRALQAGQMLRAADLVKPDLVSRNDIVNLVFAVPGVSLTTRGKANSSGAEGDIVSVTNLQSKRIIQGAVTAPGTVTVSAGPTIASSALGPTDPTVTGSTPVRTEIIRPSAQPRS; encoded by the coding sequence ATGATCCGACCCTTTGCGCTGCTGGCCGCACTATTTGCGGCAACCAATGCCCTGGCGCAGGCGCCGACGCTGCGCTCCTCCGTCACCGTCGCCGCCGACGTCGTCCGTATCGGCGATCTCATCGACCATGCCGGTCGGGCTACCGACGTCGCGGTGTTTCGCTCACCCGACCTCGGCACCACCGGCTCGGTCGGGGTCGACCGCGTCCTGGAGGCGGTGCGTCCGCATGGCCTGGACGCCATCGACACCCATGGGCTGGCAGAGGTGGTGGTCACCCGCCGCAGCCGCATCCTCCACCCCGACACCGTCAAGGCCGCGCTTGCCGAAGCCATCGCCCGCGAATCCTCGCTGCGCGCCAAAGACCTCGACCTCGCGCTCGACCGGCCGCTGAAAGAAACGCATGTCGAGGAGACCGCCACCGCCAATCTCCAGGTCGTGCGCCTCAGTTTCGACCCACGCTCCGGCCGGTTCGACGCCGGAATCGAAGTGCCGGGTTCGGACGCGGCGCGTCGGCAGGCGCTGCGGATCTCCGGTGTCGCGGTGGTGACGACCGAGGCGGTGGTGCTGGCCCGCTCGGTGGCGCGCGGCGAGGCATTGCGCGACGGCGACCTGATCGTCGAGCGGCGGCCGCGTAGCGAGCTTGCCAACGACGGCTTCGTGTCCGCCGACTCCGCCATCGGCATGGCCCCGCGCCGCGCCCTCCAGGCAGGCCAGATGCTCCGCGCCGCCGACCTGGTGAAGCCAGACCTGGTGAGCCGCAACGACATCGTCAACTTGGTGTTCGCCGTCCCCGGCGTATCGCTGACAACCCGCGGCAAGGCCAATTCGTCCGGTGCCGAGGGCGACATCGTCAGCGTCACCAACCTCCAGTCCAAGCGCATCATTCAAGGTGCTGTTACCGCGCCCGGAACCGTTACCGTTTCGGCGGGACCGACGATCGCCAGCAGCGCCCTCGGGCCGACTGATCCGACCGTGACCGGGTCGACCCCGGTTCGAACCGAGATCATCCGGCCCTCCGCCCAGCCCCGCAGTTAA
- a CDS encoding YcjX family protein, whose amino-acid sequence MATTWTDYLEDARIAARAARDYVGGLSRPTVRLGITGLSRAGKTVFITALVDALLRGGSQLPVFEAMASGRIARATLEPQPDDTVPRFDVERHIATLTGADRRWPESTTRISELRVAVTYQPARGFGTAERTLIVDIVDYPGEWLLDLPLLNRSYTEWSQEAVRLSREPVRAPLAADWHIHLQTLNPDAPAEENEAVKAATLFRRYLTACRQERFSLSLLPPGRFLMPGDLENSPALTFAPLDLPEFPGEPVPGSLRAMMERRYEAYRSTVVRPFFRHHFARLDRQIVLVDALSSLNAGPEAVCDLENAIGTILESFRTGRRTLLSSIVRPRIDRVMFAATKADHLHHASHDRLEVFLRRLADRAIRRVSYSGAAIDVAAVAAVRATREARVRTGGNEYEAIVGTPLAGERAGGDVFDGKTEVAMFPGELPKDPDLMFSGRSVFRGLTAADPTETDYRFLRFRPPIVPRGAPLPHIRLDRALQFLLGDRLG is encoded by the coding sequence ATGGCGACCACCTGGACCGATTACCTTGAGGACGCCCGCATCGCGGCCCGCGCGGCGCGCGATTATGTCGGGGGGCTTTCCCGTCCCACCGTCCGCCTCGGCATCACCGGCCTGTCGCGGGCAGGCAAGACCGTGTTCATCACCGCCCTGGTCGACGCCTTGTTGCGAGGCGGCAGCCAGTTGCCGGTGTTCGAGGCGATGGCGTCCGGCCGCATCGCCCGTGCCACGCTGGAGCCGCAGCCCGACGACACGGTGCCTCGCTTCGACGTCGAGCGCCATATCGCCACCCTCACCGGGGCCGACCGGCGCTGGCCGGAATCGACCACCCGGATCTCCGAGCTGCGCGTCGCGGTGACCTACCAGCCCGCACGCGGCTTCGGCACCGCCGAGCGCACCTTGATCGTCGACATCGTCGACTATCCCGGCGAGTGGCTGCTCGACCTGCCGCTGCTCAACCGCAGCTACACCGAGTGGTCGCAAGAGGCGGTGCGGCTGTCGCGCGAGCCGGTGCGCGCGCCGCTCGCGGCCGACTGGCACATCCACCTCCAGACCCTGAACCCCGACGCCCCGGCCGAGGAGAACGAGGCGGTGAAGGCGGCGACGCTGTTCCGCCGCTACCTCACCGCCTGCCGGCAGGAGCGCTTCTCGCTGTCGCTGCTGCCGCCCGGCCGCTTCCTGATGCCGGGGGATCTGGAGAACTCGCCGGCGCTCACCTTCGCCCCGCTCGATCTGCCCGAGTTTCCCGGCGAGCCGGTGCCCGGCTCGCTGCGGGCGATGATGGAGCGCCGCTACGAGGCCTACCGCTCGACGGTGGTGCGGCCGTTCTTCCGCCACCACTTCGCCCGGCTCGACCGCCAGATCGTGCTGGTCGACGCACTGTCCTCGCTCAATGCCGGGCCCGAGGCGGTGTGCGACCTCGAGAACGCCATCGGCACCATCCTGGAATCGTTCCGCACCGGGCGGCGCACGCTGCTGTCGTCCATCGTCCGGCCGCGCATCGACCGGGTGATGTTCGCCGCCACCAAGGCCGACCACCTCCACCACGCCAGCCACGACCGGCTCGAGGTGTTCCTGCGCCGGCTGGCCGACCGCGCCATCCGCCGGGTGTCCTATTCCGGCGCCGCCATCGACGTCGCTGCTGTTGCCGCGGTGCGGGCCACTCGCGAGGCGCGGGTGCGCACCGGCGGCAACGAGTACGAGGCGATCGTCGGCACCCCGCTGGCCGGTGAGCGCGCCGGCGGCGACGTGTTCGACGGCAAGACCGAGGTGGCAATGTTCCCGGGCGAATTGCCCAAGGACCCCGACCTGATGTTCAGTGGCCGGTCGGTGTTCCGCGGCCTCACCGCCGCCGACCCGACCGAAACCGACTACCGCTTCCTGCGTTTCCGCCCGCCCATCGTTCCCCGCGGGGCACCGCTGCCCCATATCCGCCTTGACCGTGCGCTGCAATTCCTCCTCGGCGATCGCTTGGGTTGA
- the flgH gene encoding flagellar basal body L-ring protein FlgH: MAPRVPFRSERSRPLTSSLLRLALVGVSAAAVGGCAAFDRMANVGQQPALSAIENPTAQTNYKPVQMPMPDPIPASYSPNSLWRNGSRAFFKDQRAQQVGDILTVKVKFTDKAEIENETKRDRTNSDQSNIDAMLGKSKIPLLGAAIPSAMLSTDSTSTYDGKGSVTRSEELETNVAAVVTQVLPNGNLVVEGKQEIRVNFEIRELIVAGIVRPEDIESDNTIASEKIAQARIAYGGRGQITDIQQPRYGQQVLDIILPF, from the coding sequence ATGGCCCCGCGCGTTCCGTTCCGGTCCGAAAGGTCCCGGCCACTCACCTCCTCGCTGCTCCGGCTGGCGCTCGTCGGCGTGTCGGCGGCTGCCGTCGGCGGTTGCGCTGCATTCGACCGCATGGCCAATGTCGGCCAGCAGCCGGCGCTGTCGGCGATCGAGAACCCGACCGCCCAGACAAACTACAAACCGGTTCAGATGCCGATGCCGGACCCGATTCCGGCCTCCTACAGCCCCAATTCGCTGTGGAGGAACGGCTCGCGTGCCTTCTTCAAGGATCAGCGCGCCCAGCAGGTCGGCGACATCCTGACGGTGAAGGTCAAGTTCACCGACAAGGCCGAGATCGAGAACGAGACCAAGCGCGACCGCACCAATTCCGACCAGTCGAACATCGACGCGATGCTCGGCAAGTCCAAAATCCCGCTGCTCGGTGCGGCGATCCCGTCGGCCATGCTGTCGACCGACTCGACCTCGACCTATGACGGCAAGGGCAGCGTGACGCGCTCCGAGGAACTCGAGACCAACGTCGCGGCCGTGGTCACCCAGGTGCTGCCGAACGGCAATCTGGTGGTCGAGGGCAAGCAGGAAATCCGCGTCAATTTCGAGATCCGCGAGCTGATCGTCGCCGGCATCGTCCGGCCCGAGGACATCGAATCCGACAACACCATCGCGTCCGAGAAGATCGCCCAGGCCCGCATCGCCTATGGCGGCCGCGGCCAGATCACCGACATCCAGCAGCCGCGCTACGGCCAGCAGGTGCTCGACATCATCCTGCCGTTCTGA
- the dksA gene encoding RNA polymerase-binding protein DksA, which produces MNERQREYFRRKLLGWKEDILKESRETLLNLQEENQNHSDLADRASSETDRAIELRARDRQRKLIAKIDAALDRLEDGSYGYCEETGEPISLKRLEARPIATLSVEAQERHERRERVYRDD; this is translated from the coding sequence ATGAATGAACGACAGCGCGAGTACTTCCGCAGGAAGTTGCTCGGCTGGAAAGAGGATATCCTGAAAGAGAGCCGCGAAACGCTGCTCAATCTTCAGGAAGAAAACCAAAATCACTCTGATTTGGCTGACAGAGCTTCCTCGGAAACCGATCGCGCCATCGAATTGCGGGCCCGAGACCGCCAGCGCAAGCTGATTGCCAAGATCGATGCTGCGCTCGATCGTCTGGAAGACGGGTCCTACGGCTACTGCGAGGAGACCGGCGAGCCGATCTCGCTCAAGCGCCTGGAAGCTCGGCCGATCGCCACGCTGTCGGTGGAAGCCCAGGAGCGGCACGAGCGCCGCGAGCGGGTCTATCGGGACGATTGA
- a CDS encoding SixA phosphatase family protein: MRRLMLLRHTKSDWSQTTADRGRPLNDRGRVAAPLMGAYLAHHALVPDRAVVSPARRTLETWELASKPLAGLIEPVVDERIYEASADSLLCVVRDQPEHCHLLLLVGHNPGLQDLALRMIATGDAEARRRLAEKYPTGGLTVIDFAVDDWSVVHPRSGRLDRFVVPKMLDAPAD; this comes from the coding sequence ATGCGCCGACTGATGCTGCTCCGTCACACCAAGTCGGATTGGTCGCAAACGACCGCCGACCGCGGCCGCCCGCTCAACGACCGCGGCCGCGTGGCCGCACCCCTGATGGGCGCCTATCTCGCCCACCACGCGCTGGTACCGGACCGCGCGGTGGTCTCGCCGGCCCGCCGGACCCTGGAGACGTGGGAGCTGGCGTCGAAACCGCTTGCCGGGCTGATCGAGCCGGTGGTCGACGAGCGCATTTATGAGGCAAGCGCGGACAGCCTGCTGTGCGTCGTGCGCGACCAGCCCGAACACTGCCACCTGCTCTTGCTGGTCGGCCACAATCCCGGCCTGCAGGACCTCGCCTTGCGGATGATCGCCACCGGCGACGCCGAGGCCCGCCGCCGCCTCGCCGAGAAATATCCCACCGGCGGCTTGACGGTGATCGACTTCGCCGTCGACGATTGGAGCGTCGTGCATCCCCGCTCCGGCCGACTCGATCGATTCGTCGTACCCAAGATGCTGGATGCCCCGGCCGACTGA
- a CDS encoding helix-turn-helix domain-containing protein, producing the protein MPIIVNLDVMLARRKMRSKELAQRIGIAEPNVSLLKSGKVKGIRFDTLARICEALDCQPGDILEYRPDHGPDAEDGSGEG; encoded by the coding sequence GTGCCGATTATCGTCAATCTCGACGTCATGCTGGCGCGGCGCAAGATGCGCTCGAAGGAACTCGCGCAACGCATCGGCATCGCCGAGCCCAACGTCTCGCTGCTGAAATCCGGCAAGGTGAAGGGCATCCGCTTCGATACCCTCGCCCGCATCTGCGAGGCGCTGGACTGCCAGCCCGGCGACATCCTGGAATATCGCCCAGACCATGGCCCAGATGCCGAGGACGGCAGCGGGGAGGGTTGA
- a CDS encoding AAA family ATPase encodes MRFQGTTDYVATDDLKVAVNAAIVLERPLLVKGEPGTGKTVLALEIAKALSAPLIEWHVKSTTKAHQGLYEYDAVSRLRDSQLGDERVKDIRNYIKRGKLWDAFTSAERPVLLIDEIDKADIEFPNDLLLELDRMEFFVYETGETVKARRRPIVIITSNNEKELPDAFLRRCFFHYIRFPDTETMRAIVEVHFPGIKHRLVAEALRTFYEVRDVAGLKKKPSTSELLDWLKLLLVEDIAPEQLRERDPKKLIPPLHGALLKNEQDIHLFERLAFLSRREGR; translated from the coding sequence ATGCGCTTCCAGGGCACCACCGACTACGTCGCTACCGATGACCTCAAGGTCGCCGTCAACGCCGCCATCGTGCTGGAGCGCCCGCTGCTGGTGAAAGGCGAGCCCGGCACCGGAAAGACCGTGCTGGCGCTCGAAATCGCCAAGGCGCTGTCGGCCCCCCTGATCGAATGGCACGTCAAGTCGACCACCAAGGCGCATCAGGGCCTGTACGAGTACGATGCCGTTTCCCGGCTCCGCGACAGCCAGCTCGGCGATGAGCGCGTCAAGGACATTCGCAACTACATCAAGCGCGGCAAGCTGTGGGACGCATTCACCTCGGCCGAGCGCCCCGTTCTTCTGATCGACGAAATCGACAAGGCGGATATCGAGTTTCCGAACGACCTTCTGCTGGAACTCGACCGGATGGAGTTCTTCGTCTACGAGACCGGCGAGACCGTGAAAGCGCGGCGCCGGCCGATCGTGATCATCACCTCCAACAACGAGAAGGAGCTGCCGGACGCCTTCCTGCGCCGCTGCTTTTTCCACTACATCCGGTTTCCCGACACCGAGACGATGCGAGCCATCGTCGAGGTGCATTTCCCCGGCATCAAGCACCGGCTGGTGGCCGAGGCCCTGCGCACCTTTTACGAAGTGCGCGACGTTGCCGGGCTCAAGAAAAAGCCCTCGACCTCGGAATTGCTCGATTGGCTCAAGCTGCTGCTGGTGGAGGACATCGCCCCCGAGCAACTGCGCGAGCGCGACCCCAAGAAGCTGATCCCGCCGCTTCATGGCGCGCTGCTCAAGAACGAGCAGGACATCCATTTGTTCGAGCGGCTGGCGTTCCTGTCGCGCCGCGAGGGGCGGTGA
- a CDS encoding YcjF family protein, whose translation MTEPPRRRPVVFRLDDPSVIVSDPSAPVRPPAPRSPSPQRPAETPLEKVPEPVTPAPSAATASATAAPGSPDVPQPAATAAPKPAPKPPEPPTARIDVEPRPLTTPRPRAQTATTAAAPAAAKTRSRLATAAWSAVGGLISLYLSLQVWMLIEDLFTRSAMLGALASALALIVAVAAVIFGMRELVGLLRLENMAKVRAESEEAIALDDRARAESVVTSLIGFAADNPRLARARTELTEHLGAIIDGRDLVHLAERELMGPLDAEARRMVAETAARVSVVTAVSPNAAIDLLFVAASAISLVRKLGLLYGGRPGALGLLKLGRQTLSLLAVTGSLAAGDAVLQQMVGHGLAAKLSAKLGQGLLNGMLTVRLGVAAIYAIRPLPFSVLPKPTVRELAADLMRRAKADDNNAEDRN comes from the coding sequence ATGACCGAACCGCCCCGCCGCCGTCCCGTCGTCTTCCGCCTCGATGACCCCTCGGTCATCGTGTCCGATCCCAGTGCGCCGGTGCGTCCGCCGGCGCCCCGCTCGCCGTCACCCCAGCGCCCGGCCGAGACGCCGCTGGAAAAAGTGCCCGAGCCGGTGACGCCCGCCCCATCCGCCGCAACGGCATCGGCCACCGCCGCGCCGGGGTCGCCCGACGTGCCGCAACCGGCCGCAACGGCGGCGCCCAAGCCGGCCCCCAAACCGCCGGAGCCGCCGACCGCCCGCATCGACGTCGAGCCGAGGCCGCTCACCACGCCGCGGCCGCGCGCCCAGACCGCCACCACCGCAGCGGCACCCGCAGCGGCCAAGACCAGAAGCCGGCTCGCCACCGCAGCGTGGTCGGCGGTCGGCGGCCTGATCTCGCTCTATCTCAGCCTCCAGGTCTGGATGCTGATCGAGGACCTGTTCACCCGCTCGGCGATGCTCGGCGCGCTGGCGTCGGCTCTGGCGCTGATCGTCGCCGTTGCCGCCGTCATCTTCGGCATGCGCGAGCTGGTCGGCCTGTTGCGGCTGGAGAACATGGCCAAGGTGCGCGCCGAAAGCGAAGAGGCGATCGCGCTCGACGACCGCGCCCGCGCCGAGAGCGTCGTCACCTCGCTGATCGGCTTTGCCGCCGACAACCCGCGCCTTGCCCGCGCCCGCACCGAGCTTACCGAGCATCTGGGGGCGATCATCGACGGTCGCGACCTCGTCCATCTCGCCGAGCGCGAGTTGATGGGACCGCTCGACGCCGAAGCCCGACGCATGGTGGCGGAAACCGCGGCGCGGGTGTCGGTGGTCACCGCGGTGTCGCCCAATGCCGCCATCGACCTCCTTTTCGTCGCCGCCAGCGCCATCAGTCTGGTTCGCAAGCTCGGCCTGCTTTATGGTGGGCGCCCCGGCGCGCTCGGCCTGCTCAAGCTGGGCCGGCAGACGCTATCGCTGCTGGCGGTGACGGGCAGCCTGGCCGCCGGCGACGCGGTGCTGCAGCAGATGGTCGGTCACGGCCTCGCCGCCAAGCTGTCGGCCAAGCTCGGCCAGGGCCTGCTCAACGGCATGCTCACCGTCCGGCTCGGCGTCGCCGCGATCTACGCCATCCGCCCGCTGCCGTTCTCGGTGCTGCCGAAACCGACGGTGCGCGAGTTAGCAGCAGACCTGATGCGTCGGGCCAAGGCGGACGATAACAATGCAGAGGACCGCAACTGA
- a CDS encoding flagellar assembly protein FliX, which translates to MLIVGPRKTGNVTTTNGARQARGGSAASFSLEDSAAVSESIKTSAVAVTQSLDALLMVQESDPRERRRRAVARSRQALDLLDEMKLALIAGESIGPALARLETAAAALREQTGEPGLDSVIDAIDLRVAVELAKRGRTVQR; encoded by the coding sequence ATGTTGATCGTCGGTCCTCGCAAGACGGGCAACGTGACGACCACAAACGGAGCGCGACAGGCGCGCGGCGGCTCCGCTGCCAGCTTCAGCCTCGAAGACTCCGCCGCCGTCTCAGAGTCGATCAAGACCTCCGCCGTGGCGGTGACCCAATCGCTCGATGCCCTGTTGATGGTGCAGGAAAGCGATCCGCGCGAGCGCCGCCGCCGCGCTGTGGCGCGCAGCCGCCAGGCGCTCGATTTGCTCGACGAGATGAAGCTGGCGTTGATCGCCGGCGAAAGCATCGGGCCGGCGCTTGCCCGGCTCGAAACAGCGGCCGCGGCGCTGCGCGAGCAGACCGGCGAGCCGGGGCTCGATTCGGTGATCGACGCCATCGACCTGCGCGTCGCGGTGGAGCTCGCCAAGCGCGGCCGAACGGTGCAACGCTGA
- a CDS encoding DUF2975 domain-containing protein, with product MMDTPLNRVRRLSRTFEIVAIAGIVLIAAGAVLALVIPDWTRNLLLARLGQTGIALPLTPTTKLGVAAVVAVPIGVMLYGLWAVRGLFGEFARGDVFSAAACRRLEVFGITVLAQAPLGPLTATALALVTSYANPPGQRLLVLTLSINDYFALIVGGVLVAVARVMREAARLAEENASFV from the coding sequence ATGATGGACACCCCGCTCAACCGTGTGCGCCGGCTGTCGCGCACGTTCGAGATCGTCGCGATCGCCGGAATCGTGCTCATCGCCGCCGGCGCCGTGCTGGCCTTGGTCATCCCCGACTGGACGCGAAACCTGCTGCTCGCCCGGCTGGGCCAGACCGGCATCGCCTTGCCTTTGACGCCGACGACAAAGCTGGGGGTCGCCGCGGTGGTCGCGGTGCCGATCGGAGTGATGCTCTACGGGCTATGGGCGGTGCGCGGCCTATTCGGAGAGTTCGCGCGCGGCGACGTGTTCAGCGCAGCCGCCTGCCGCCGGCTGGAGGTGTTCGGCATCACGGTGCTGGCGCAGGCCCCGCTCGGCCCGTTGACCGCGACGGCGCTGGCGCTCGTCACCTCCTACGCCAATCCGCCCGGCCAGCGCCTCTTGGTGCTGACGCTCAGCATCAACGACTATTTCGCGCTGATCGTCGGCGGCGTCTTGGTGGCAGTGGCGCGGGTGATGCGGGAAGCCGCGCGCCTTGCCGAAGAGAACGCCAGCTTCGTGTGA